The Bordetella sp. FB-8 genome includes a window with the following:
- the miaA gene encoding tRNA (adenosine(37)-N6)-dimethylallyltransferase MiaA, protein MSDPSCALPVICLAGPTAAGKSAACLALAQRWPLEIINVDSATIYRGMDVGTAKPNAQERALVPQHLLDIRDPAESYSAAQFREDALRLIEEIRARARVPLLAGGTMLYYKVLRDGLDDLPQADPALRAELEAHAGEQGWPALHAQLAQRDPATAARLSPNDSQRIQRALEICILSGKPMSELLSGIGRNEDAGRYITVSLEPADRLALHARIAQRFDAMLAAGFLDEVRALRARGDLHPGLPSIRCVGYRQLWTHLDGETTLDQAREQGIAATRQLAKRQITWLRAQPDRMHIDCMAGDAVDQVVDTVAELLRR, encoded by the coding sequence GTGTCCGATCCCTCTTGCGCCCTTCCCGTGATCTGCCTGGCGGGTCCGACCGCCGCCGGCAAGAGCGCGGCCTGCCTTGCGCTGGCGCAGCGCTGGCCGCTGGAGATCATCAACGTCGACTCGGCCACCATCTACCGCGGCATGGATGTCGGTACCGCAAAACCCAATGCGCAGGAGCGCGCTCTGGTGCCCCAGCACCTGCTCGACATCCGCGACCCGGCAGAATCCTATTCCGCCGCCCAGTTCCGCGAAGACGCCCTGCGCCTGATCGAGGAGATACGCGCCCGCGCGCGCGTGCCGCTGTTGGCCGGCGGAACGATGCTCTATTACAAGGTGCTGCGCGATGGCCTGGACGATCTGCCTCAGGCCGACCCGGCTTTGCGCGCAGAGCTCGAAGCGCACGCCGGCGAACAGGGCTGGCCCGCGCTGCATGCGCAACTGGCCCAACGCGATCCCGCTACCGCCGCACGCCTGTCGCCCAACGACAGCCAACGCATCCAGCGCGCGCTGGAAATCTGCATCCTGAGCGGCAAACCCATGTCGGAGCTGCTGAGCGGCATAGGCAGGAACGAGGATGCCGGGCGCTATATCACCGTCAGCCTCGAACCCGCCGATCGCCTGGCCCTGCACGCCCGCATCGCCCAGCGCTTCGATGCCATGCTGGCGGCGGGTTTTCTCGACGAAGTCCGAGCCTTGCGCGCGCGCGGCGATCTGCATCCCGGCCTGCCGTCGATCCGCTGCGTGGGCTACCGCCAGCTATGGACGCATCTGGACGGCGAAACCACGCTGGACCAAGCCCGTGAACAAGGCATCGCCGCGACCCGGCAATTGGCCAAGCGCCAGATCACCTGGCTGCGCGCGCAGCCGGATCGCATGCATATCGACTGCATGGCTGGAGATGCGGTGGATCAGGTCGTTGATACCGTGGCCGAGTTGCTGCGGAGATGA
- a CDS encoding ABC transporter permease, whose protein sequence is MKRLQFMLTRLAQGIVAILAIATVNFLLVHAAPGDPASVMAGEAGNADPQFVAQLRHHFGLDLPLGTQLVIYLKHIVHLDLGYSYRQQLPVVNLIMQRLPATLLLTGSAFILSLIFGVALGAWSSRKVGTWVDSAISVVGLVFYATPLYWLAMMAVLLFSIKLNWLPGFGYFTVGANLSGLARAWDILQHLVLPSLTLALFYMAVYARMTRASMQEVAQMDFVKTARAKGLRPLRIERAHILRNALLPVVTLAGIQAGGMIGGAVLTETVFAWPGIGRLMFDALLERDYTVLLGCFLVASAMAVILNLVTDLLYTLVDPRIELS, encoded by the coding sequence ATGAAGCGGCTTCAGTTCATGCTCACGCGCCTGGCGCAGGGCATCGTGGCGATCCTGGCCATTGCCACGGTCAATTTCCTGCTGGTGCACGCAGCGCCGGGCGACCCCGCCTCGGTAATGGCCGGCGAAGCCGGCAACGCCGATCCCCAATTCGTCGCCCAGCTCAGGCATCACTTCGGCCTGGATCTGCCCCTGGGCACGCAACTGGTCATCTACCTCAAGCACATCGTCCATCTCGACCTGGGCTATTCCTACCGCCAGCAGCTGCCGGTGGTGAACCTGATCATGCAGCGGCTGCCCGCCACGCTGCTCCTGACCGGCAGCGCCTTCATCCTGTCGCTGATTTTCGGCGTCGCGCTGGGCGCCTGGTCCAGCCGCAAGGTCGGCACCTGGGTCGACAGCGCCATCAGCGTGGTGGGCCTGGTGTTCTATGCCACGCCGCTGTATTGGCTGGCGATGATGGCCGTGCTGCTGTTTTCGATCAAATTGAACTGGCTGCCGGGCTTCGGCTATTTCACGGTGGGCGCCAACCTTTCCGGCCTGGCACGGGCCTGGGACATCCTCCAGCATCTGGTGCTGCCTTCGCTCACGCTGGCGCTCTTTTACATGGCCGTCTATGCCCGCATGACGCGCGCCTCGATGCAGGAAGTGGCGCAGATGGACTTCGTCAAAACGGCGCGCGCCAAGGGCCTGCGCCCGCTGCGCATCGAACGCGCGCACATCCTGCGCAATGCCTTGCTGCCCGTGGTCACGCTGGCGGGCATCCAGGCCGGCGGCATGATAGGCGGGGCGGTCCTGACCGAGACCGTGTTCGCCTGGCCCGGCATAGGCCGGCTGATGTTCGATGCGCTGCTCGAGCGCGATTACACCGTGCTGCTGGGCTGCTTTCTGGTGGCCTCGGCCATGGCCGTGATCCTGAATCTCGTCACCGACCTTCTCTACACGCTCGTGGACCCGCGCATCGAACTGTCGTAG
- a CDS encoding ABC transporter permease: MKQTSFWRRFRRNRGATLGLAFLVLIALVAVFGPLLTADNPWDMVSSPFIPPMGEPHLYMGTDVMGRDVFAGVVYGARISLLIGVVSTAVSLLIGVSLGAIAGYFGNGIDAFLMRFTELFQAVPSFALAIVLVAIFQPTIYSIIASIAVVSWPPVARLVRGEFLTLRQRDFVSAALLAGESTPRVILTQILPNALSPIVVMASLMIATAILLESSLSFMGLGDPNLMSWGYMIGAARTVLREAWWMAAFPGLAIVLTVLALNLVGEGLNDGLNTRAGGRGR, translated from the coding sequence ATGAAACAGACTAGCTTTTGGCGGCGATTCCGCCGCAACCGGGGGGCGACGCTGGGACTGGCCTTTCTCGTTCTGATCGCGCTGGTGGCCGTTTTCGGCCCCTTGCTCACCGCCGACAATCCCTGGGACATGGTCTCCTCGCCATTCATACCGCCCATGGGAGAGCCGCACCTGTATATGGGCACCGACGTGATGGGACGCGATGTGTTCGCCGGCGTGGTCTACGGCGCCCGCATTTCGCTGCTGATCGGCGTCGTCTCCACCGCGGTCTCGCTACTGATCGGCGTAAGCCTGGGCGCGATCGCGGGCTATTTCGGCAACGGGATCGATGCGTTTCTGATGCGCTTTACCGAGCTCTTTCAGGCTGTGCCCAGCTTTGCGCTGGCCATCGTGCTGGTGGCCATCTTCCAGCCAACCATCTACTCCATCATCGCGTCCATCGCGGTGGTCTCTTGGCCGCCGGTGGCACGCCTGGTGCGCGGCGAGTTCCTCACGCTGCGCCAACGCGATTTCGTCTCGGCCGCGCTGCTGGCCGGCGAATCGACCCCGCGAGTCATCCTCACGCAGATCCTGCCCAACGCGCTGTCGCCCATCGTGGTGATGGCCTCGCTCATGATCGCCACCGCCATCCTGCTGGAATCCTCGCTCAGCTTCATGGGCCTGGGCGACCCCAATCTGATGAGTTGGGGCTACATGATAGGCGCGGCCCGCACCGTGCTGCGCGAAGCCTGGTGGATGGCGGCCTTTCCGGGCCTGGCCATCGTGCTTACCGTGCTGGCGCTGAACCTGGTGGGCGAGGGACTGAACGACGGGCTCAATACCCGCGCCGGAGGACGTGGACGATGA
- a CDS encoding glyoxylate/hydroxypyruvate reductase A, which produces MPEPLTIALISSQFRTDYLLEAFRAEFPGARLVLGGLGRAEADLAALDDIDIAVCWMPQHGLLQRMPNLRMVQSLGAGVDHITSDPDLPDAPLCRIVDPEMASGMAAYVCWAVTQRQCNIPGYLDNQRRGVWHEQAIVQASRHRVGIAGLGTLGLHCARALAAIGYAVSGWSRTPKTHLPEGVRSWHGDDQLEGFLAQCDTLVCLLPLTEQTRGILDARLFGRLPRGAHLINAGRGVHLVESDLLQALDSGQLGAATLDTFATEPLPADHPFWTHPRITVTPHIATRTSAATIARQTRLNHEALLVGRPPTGAVDRGRGY; this is translated from the coding sequence ATGCCTGAACCCCTCACCATCGCGCTGATCAGCAGCCAGTTCAGGACCGACTACCTGCTGGAGGCCTTCCGCGCCGAGTTTCCCGGCGCCCGGCTGGTCTTGGGCGGTCTTGGCCGGGCCGAGGCAGACCTGGCCGCGCTCGACGATATCGACATCGCGGTGTGCTGGATGCCGCAGCACGGACTCCTGCAGCGCATGCCCAATCTCAGAATGGTGCAATCGCTGGGGGCCGGCGTCGATCACATCACATCCGACCCCGATCTGCCCGACGCGCCCCTGTGCCGCATCGTCGACCCGGAAATGGCCAGCGGCATGGCGGCCTATGTCTGCTGGGCCGTGACGCAACGCCAATGCAATATCCCCGGCTATCTGGACAACCAGCGGCGCGGCGTCTGGCACGAGCAAGCCATCGTCCAGGCCAGCCGGCACCGCGTGGGCATCGCCGGCCTGGGCACGCTGGGCCTGCATTGCGCGCGTGCACTGGCGGCCATAGGCTACGCCGTGTCGGGCTGGAGCCGCACGCCCAAAACGCACTTGCCCGAAGGCGTGCGGTCCTGGCATGGCGACGACCAGCTCGAGGGTTTTCTCGCGCAGTGCGACACCCTGGTCTGCCTGCTGCCGCTTACCGAGCAAACGCGCGGCATCCTCGACGCCCGGCTGTTCGGCAGGCTGCCGCGCGGCGCCCATCTGATCAACGCCGGGCGAGGCGTGCACTTGGTCGAGTCCGACCTGCTGCAGGCGCTGGACAGCGGTCAACTAGGGGCGGCTACACTCGACACCTTCGCCACCGAACCCCTGCCGGCGGACCATCCTTTCTGGACGCATCCGCGCATCACAGTGACGCCTCACATCGCCACGCGCACCTCGGCGGCGACCATAGCGCGGCAGACCCGCCTGAACCACGAAGCCCTGCTGGTCGGCCGCCCCCCTACCGGCGCGGTGGACCGCGGGCGGGGATATTGA
- the purM gene encoding phosphoribosylformylglycinamidine cyclo-ligase has product MTNSTSAPLTYRDAGVDIDAGDALVDRIKPLAARTMREGVLAGIGGFGALFEVPKKFSEPVLVSGTDGVGTKLRLAFEWNRHDTVGIDLVAMSVNDILVQGAEPLFFLDYFACGKLSVDTAAAVVGGIARGCELAGCALIGGETAEMPGMYPDGEYDLAGFAVGAVDKPAIIDGKSIQAGDVVLGLASSGAHSNGYSLVRKILERAGAKPEQDFHGQKLVDVVMAPTRIYVKQVLAALARHGAAIKGLAHITGGGLLDNVPRILQPGLAARLHRDAWQMPLLFQWLQQQGGVADGEMHRVFNCGIGMVLVVPAAQADAVAATLREQGETVYALGEIVPQAEGMAQTIVV; this is encoded by the coding sequence ATGACCAATTCCACTTCCGCCCCCCTGACCTACCGCGATGCCGGGGTCGACATCGATGCGGGCGACGCGCTGGTCGATCGCATCAAGCCGCTGGCCGCGCGCACGATGCGCGAGGGCGTGCTGGCCGGCATCGGCGGTTTCGGCGCCCTGTTCGAAGTGCCCAAGAAGTTCAGCGAGCCGGTGCTCGTGTCGGGCACCGACGGCGTAGGCACCAAGCTGCGCCTGGCTTTCGAGTGGAACCGCCACGACACGGTGGGCATCGACCTGGTGGCCATGAGCGTCAACGACATCCTGGTGCAGGGCGCCGAACCCCTCTTCTTTCTCGATTATTTTGCCTGCGGCAAGCTGTCCGTGGACACGGCCGCCGCAGTGGTGGGCGGCATCGCGCGCGGCTGCGAACTGGCCGGTTGCGCCTTGATCGGAGGCGAAACGGCCGAGATGCCCGGCATGTATCCGGACGGCGAATACGATCTGGCCGGCTTCGCGGTGGGTGCGGTCGACAAGCCGGCCATCATCGATGGCAAGTCCATCCAGGCCGGCGACGTCGTGCTGGGCCTGGCTTCCAGCGGTGCGCATTCCAACGGCTATTCCCTGGTGCGCAAGATCCTGGAGCGCGCGGGCGCGAAGCCCGAGCAGGATTTCCACGGCCAGAAGCTGGTCGACGTGGTGATGGCGCCCACGCGCATCTACGTCAAGCAGGTACTGGCCGCGCTGGCCAGGCATGGCGCCGCGATCAAGGGCCTGGCGCACATTACGGGCGGCGGCCTGCTCGACAACGTGCCCCGCATTCTGCAGCCAGGGCTGGCGGCCAGGCTGCATCGCGATGCCTGGCAGATGCCGCTATTGTTCCAGTGGCTGCAGCAGCAGGGCGGGGTGGCCGACGGCGAAATGCACCGGGTGTTCAACTGCGGCATCGGCATGGTGCTTGTGGTGCCGGCGGCGCAGGCGGACGCGGTCGCCGCGACGCTGCGCGAGCAGGGCGAGACGGTTTATGCCTTGGGCGAGATCGTCCCGCAGGCCGAGGGTATGGCGCAGACCATCGTGGTGTAA
- a CDS encoding GntR family transcriptional regulator, with protein sequence MDHPDNDDLFSSIQSPDLVAIAEARIQAAILNGQIAPGERIVEAELARRMGISRAPVREAARRLESAGLLTARPRHGFFVRTLTGQEADDLYQVRIDLELLGARLACAQASDAQLARLALLVDHMVEQSSRLSRAERVALDLGFHAYIAEISGNRYLQRLFGNMQTEVRMFLSLNEPSYEDPHFVAESHRPIVQAFARRDAEAAQAALRFHLEAAHDQTRARVDEAGRIAPESA encoded by the coding sequence ATGGACCACCCCGACAACGACGACCTCTTCAGTTCGATCCAGTCGCCCGACCTGGTAGCCATCGCCGAAGCGCGCATCCAGGCCGCCATACTCAACGGCCAGATCGCGCCCGGCGAACGCATCGTCGAGGCCGAGCTGGCGCGCCGCATGGGCATCAGCCGCGCGCCGGTGCGCGAGGCGGCCCGCCGGCTGGAGAGCGCCGGCTTGCTGACCGCACGGCCACGCCACGGCTTTTTCGTCAGGACGCTGACCGGACAGGAGGCCGACGACCTTTACCAGGTGCGCATAGACCTGGAACTGCTGGGTGCCCGACTGGCCTGCGCGCAGGCCAGCGATGCGCAGCTCGCGCGGCTTGCGCTCCTGGTCGACCACATGGTCGAGCAAAGCTCGCGGCTGAGCCGCGCCGAGCGTGTCGCGCTGGACCTGGGCTTTCATGCCTACATCGCGGAAATCTCCGGCAACCGCTACCTGCAGCGCCTCTTCGGCAATATGCAGACGGAGGTACGGATGTTCCTGTCACTGAACGAACCCAGCTACGAAGATCCGCATTTCGTCGCCGAATCCCACCGCCCCATCGTGCAGGCCTTCGCCCGGCGCGACGCCGAGGCGGCGCAGGCCGCGCTGCGTTTTCATCTGGAGGCCGCGCACGACCAGACGCGCGCGCGCGTCGACGAGGCCGGCCGCATCGCCCCCGAATCCGCCTGA
- a CDS encoding aspartate aminotransferase family protein encodes MSHTPSDAELLERRARLLGPAYRLFYERPLHLVRGEGVWLYDAGGRRYLDAYNNVACVGHAHPRIAQAIARQAGVLNTHTRYLHAGVLDYAERLLATMPCGLEHAMFTCTGSEANDLALRIARIHTQAQGVIITDHAYHGVTAALAEASPSLGAYVKLGHAVRKVPAPRARGLNAQQAGAAFVEGVRAAIADLQAGGLGVAALLVDTIFSSDGIYTHPAGFLDQAVAAVQAAGGVYIADEVQPGFGRTGEAFWGCLRHGAAPDIVTLGKPMGNGHPVAGLAVRPEVLAAFARECRYFNTFGGNPVSMAAAAAVLDVLQEEKLQANALATGAYLRERLAALQQRHPCIAQVRGAGLFIGLELAAPGEQAASATQFAATLVNRLRDEEGILLSATGPRADTLKIRPPLVFAPEHADFLTEGIDRALAALGQ; translated from the coding sequence ATGAGCCACACGCCATCCGACGCCGAACTTCTCGAACGCCGCGCGCGCCTGCTGGGTCCGGCCTACCGCCTGTTCTACGAGCGCCCGCTGCACCTGGTGCGCGGCGAAGGCGTCTGGCTATACGATGCCGGCGGACGCCGCTACCTGGACGCCTACAACAACGTGGCCTGCGTCGGCCACGCGCATCCGCGCATCGCCCAGGCCATCGCCCGGCAGGCAGGCGTCCTCAACACGCACACGCGCTATCTGCACGCGGGCGTGCTCGATTATGCCGAGCGCCTGCTGGCGACCATGCCCTGCGGCCTGGAACACGCCATGTTCACCTGCACAGGCAGCGAAGCCAACGACCTGGCGCTGCGCATCGCACGCATCCACACCCAGGCGCAGGGCGTCATCATCACGGACCACGCCTATCACGGCGTGACGGCCGCGCTGGCCGAGGCATCCCCTTCGCTGGGCGCCTACGTCAAGCTGGGCCACGCGGTGCGCAAGGTACCGGCTCCGCGCGCGCGCGGACTGAACGCGCAGCAGGCCGGCGCCGCTTTCGTCGAGGGCGTACGCGCGGCCATCGCCGATCTGCAGGCCGGCGGCCTGGGCGTGGCCGCGCTACTCGTGGACACCATCTTCTCCAGCGACGGCATCTACACCCACCCCGCGGGCTTCCTGGACCAGGCCGTCGCCGCGGTCCAGGCAGCGGGCGGGGTATATATCGCCGACGAAGTGCAGCCCGGTTTCGGCCGCACCGGCGAAGCCTTCTGGGGCTGCCTGCGCCATGGCGCAGCGCCGGACATCGTCACGCTGGGCAAGCCCATGGGCAACGGCCATCCGGTCGCCGGACTGGCGGTGCGCCCCGAAGTGCTTGCGGCATTCGCGCGTGAATGCCGGTATTTCAACACCTTCGGCGGCAATCCGGTGTCGATGGCCGCCGCCGCCGCGGTGCTGGACGTGCTGCAGGAGGAAAAGCTGCAGGCCAACGCGCTTGCGACGGGCGCTTATCTGCGCGAACGACTGGCCGCCCTGCAGCAGCGGCACCCCTGTATCGCGCAGGTGCGCGGCGCCGGCTTGTTCATCGGCCTGGAGCTCGCCGCTCCGGGCGAGCAGGCTGCCTCGGCCACGCAGTTTGCCGCGACGCTGGTCAACCGGCTGCGCGACGAGGAAGGCATACTGCTGAGCGCCACCGGGCCGCGCGCCGACACGCTGAAAATACGCCCGCCCTTGGTATTCGCGCCCGAGCACGCGGATTTTCTGACCGAGGGCATCGACCGCGCACTCGCGGCGTTGGGGCAATAG
- a CDS encoding phosphotransferase codes for MTGPATAFDALPEAAVLSAPPAPVDAGQAAALLRSLYGLQGSLQALSGDRDANFLVTPASAAAQRWVLKISHPVEAAQVADLQTQALLHLRRHAPDLPVQRLHPTLAGGHSALPRIGGAPRVVRLLSYLEGLPMPKAPRSPRQAAAIAQVLARLDMALAGLPTHAASAHRLPWDIQHTEGVRSLTDLLGTAQRQALAGHALDRFAHCVKPRLPALRRQAIHNDFNPFNLLVDPDEPDTVRGILDFGDMVQGPTIQDVAVAASYHIDAEGDTLQAIAAFAAAYHAVHPLRPEELDLLLDLIRARLAMIVCVGGWRAARDPSNAEYVLRNNAVSWTRLAACRDIDQTWARDALRAACPCANNVLDRPRAP; via the coding sequence ATGACCGGCCCCGCAACCGCTTTCGATGCGCTGCCCGAGGCGGCCGTGCTGAGCGCGCCGCCGGCGCCCGTCGATGCCGGCCAGGCGGCCGCCCTGCTGCGCTCGCTCTACGGCCTGCAAGGCAGCCTCCAGGCATTGAGCGGGGACCGCGATGCCAACTTCCTGGTCACGCCCGCGTCGGCCGCGGCGCAGCGCTGGGTATTGAAAATTTCGCATCCGGTCGAGGCCGCGCAGGTTGCCGACCTGCAGACCCAGGCGCTGCTGCACCTGCGGCGCCATGCGCCCGACCTGCCGGTGCAGCGCCTGCATCCCACCCTGGCCGGCGGCCACTCGGCGCTGCCGCGGATCGGCGGCGCGCCGCGCGTGGTGCGGCTCTTGAGCTATCTAGAGGGCCTGCCCATGCCCAAGGCGCCGCGCTCGCCGCGCCAGGCGGCCGCCATCGCGCAGGTCCTGGCCAGACTGGACATGGCGCTGGCGGGCCTGCCGACGCACGCGGCAAGCGCGCACCGGCTACCCTGGGACATCCAGCATACCGAGGGCGTACGCAGCCTCACCGACCTGCTGGGCACGGCCCAGCGCCAGGCCCTGGCCGGGCACGCGCTTGACCGCTTCGCCCATTGCGTCAAACCCAGGCTGCCCGCTCTGCGGCGCCAGGCCATCCATAACGATTTCAATCCCTTCAACCTGCTGGTCGATCCGGACGAACCCGACACGGTCCGCGGCATCCTGGATTTCGGCGATATGGTGCAAGGACCCACCATACAGGACGTCGCGGTCGCGGCCTCCTATCACATCGATGCCGAAGGCGACACGCTGCAGGCCATCGCAGCCTTTGCCGCGGCCTATCACGCGGTCCATCCGCTGCGTCCCGAAGAGCTGGACCTGCTGCTCGACCTGATACGCGCGCGTCTGGCCATGATCGTCTGCGTAGGAGGCTGGCGCGCCGCGCGCGATCCCTCCAACGCCGAATACGTACTGCGCAACAACGCGGTGTCCTGGACCAGATTGGCCGCCTGCCGCGACATCGACCAGACCTGGGCCCGCGACGCGCTGCGCGCGGCCTGCCCCTGCGCCAACAACGTTTTGGACCGCCCTCGCGCGCCATGA
- a CDS encoding histone deacetylase family protein — MKVVYSDKHRGHDPQNFIVRGRMKRSNEQPERALLLLDAARAQGHDIVAARDFGAAPRAAIHTPEYLHFLETVWENWQQLDDASEEVMPNVHPFPGQPFTYPDSLVGRAGYHMGDMACAIGRHTWEAAVWSAHTATHAADLALGGERAVYALCRPPGHHAYADRANGFTYLNNAAIAAQYLRRAHDRVAILDVDVHHGNGTQGIFWRRSDVLTVSLHGDPHFCTPFFTGHGHERGEGEGLGYNINYPLARGTGDDAYMQVLEQACGRVRDYHPGALVVALGLDAHERDPYRALAVSTEGFARIGAAIARLGLPTVLVQEGGYLCDDLPRNLASALQGYSQAA, encoded by the coding sequence ATGAAAGTCGTCTACAGCGATAAGCACCGGGGGCACGACCCCCAGAATTTCATCGTCCGCGGCCGCATGAAGCGCAGCAACGAGCAGCCCGAACGCGCCCTGCTGCTGCTCGATGCCGCGCGCGCGCAAGGCCACGACATCGTCGCGGCCCGGGACTTCGGCGCCGCGCCGCGCGCCGCCATCCATACGCCGGAATACCTGCATTTCCTGGAGACCGTCTGGGAGAACTGGCAACAGCTCGATGATGCATCCGAGGAGGTCATGCCCAATGTGCATCCCTTTCCCGGCCAGCCTTTCACCTACCCGGACAGCCTGGTGGGCCGCGCCGGGTATCACATGGGCGACATGGCCTGCGCGATCGGCCGGCACACCTGGGAAGCCGCGGTATGGTCCGCACACACGGCCACCCATGCGGCCGACCTGGCGCTCGGCGGCGAACGCGCCGTCTACGCCCTGTGCCGTCCGCCGGGCCACCACGCCTACGCCGACCGCGCCAACGGCTTTACCTATCTGAACAACGCCGCGATCGCCGCGCAGTACCTGCGGCGCGCACACGACCGCGTCGCCATCCTCGACGTGGACGTACACCACGGCAACGGCACGCAAGGCATTTTCTGGCGCCGCAGCGACGTGTTGACGGTATCGCTGCACGGCGACCCGCATTTCTGCACGCCGTTCTTCACCGGACACGGGCACGAACGCGGCGAAGGCGAAGGCCTGGGCTACAACATCAACTACCCGCTGGCGCGCGGCACCGGCGACGATGCCTATATGCAGGTCCTGGAGCAGGCCTGCGGGCGCGTGCGCGACTACCACCCCGGCGCGCTGGTCGTCGCGCTGGGACTGGACGCGCACGAACGCGATCCCTACCGCGCCCTTGCCGTAAGCACCGAGGGCTTCGCGCGGATCGGCGCGGCCATCGCCCGGCTCGGCCTGCCGACGGTGCTGGTGCAGGAAGGCGGCTATCTCTGCGACGACCTGCCGCGCAATCTGGCGAGCGCGCTGCAGGGCTACAGCCAGGCCGCGTAA
- a CDS encoding ABC transporter ATP-binding protein, which produces MNTRAIDRPMQDQTAGQAPVLDVRGLSIKLPDGGDRPLAVDSVSFGLHPGSTLCIVGESGSGKSMIANAVMGLLPRPAVAPVAGEILFDGQDLLRFDEEAMRALRGRRIGMIFQEPMTALNPVMRIGAQLAEVFDAHLALPAAEKRRRIVQALVDVGLPDPRQLIDSYPFRLSGGQRQRVMIACALLLEPRLLIADEPTTALDVTTQAQILKLIRDLQRRHGTAVLFITHDFGVVSEIADQVLVMQMGSKVEAGPAAQVLRQPRHAYTRRLLAAIPSDDLRQPPAQRESHRALQVQALNKTYTSGGGLFRKGRRVLAADNVDIDLRRGETLGLVGESGSGKSTVGRCLVGLTPYDNGRILFQGQSMLPGPRFRAMARGKIQMVFQDPYASLNPRHRIGAAIAAGPIAQGMAPQEARARALRLLVQVGLGAEAAERYPHEFSGGQRQRIGIARALAMEPELLVADEPVSALDVSVQAQVLELFAQVREEFKLSMVFITHDLRVAGQMCDHIAVMQRGRVVEYGPTAQVLGDPRHAYTRSLIDAIPRLTHQDVRDVREEAGHA; this is translated from the coding sequence ATGAATACGCGCGCTATCGACCGGCCCATGCAGGACCAGACGGCCGGGCAGGCCCCCGTGCTCGATGTCCGAGGCCTGAGCATCAAACTGCCCGACGGCGGCGACCGGCCGCTGGCCGTGGACTCGGTCAGCTTCGGCCTGCATCCGGGCAGCACGTTGTGCATCGTGGGCGAATCGGGCTCCGGCAAGTCCATGATCGCCAACGCCGTGATGGGACTGCTGCCCCGGCCGGCCGTGGCGCCCGTGGCCGGCGAGATCCTGTTCGACGGGCAGGATCTGCTCCGGTTCGATGAGGAAGCCATGCGCGCACTGCGCGGGCGCCGCATCGGCATGATCTTCCAGGAACCCATGACCGCGCTCAATCCGGTCATGCGCATCGGCGCCCAATTGGCCGAAGTATTCGACGCGCACCTGGCGCTGCCGGCCGCCGAGAAGCGCCGGCGCATCGTCCAGGCCCTGGTCGATGTGGGCCTGCCCGATCCGCGGCAGTTGATCGACAGCTATCCGTTTCGGCTCTCGGGCGGGCAGCGCCAGCGCGTGATGATCGCCTGTGCCCTGCTGCTGGAGCCGCGCCTGCTGATCGCCGACGAGCCCACCACCGCGCTGGACGTGACCACCCAGGCTCAGATCCTCAAGCTGATCCGCGACCTGCAGCGTCGCCACGGCACAGCCGTGCTGTTCATCACCCACGATTTTGGCGTGGTGTCCGAGATCGCCGATCAGGTGCTGGTGATGCAAATGGGCAGCAAGGTCGAGGCCGGGCCGGCCGCGCAAGTATTGCGCCAGCCGCGGCATGCCTATACCCGCAGGCTGCTGGCCGCCATTCCTTCGGACGACCTGCGCCAGCCGCCCGCGCAGCGCGAATCCCACCGCGCTCTGCAGGTACAGGCCCTGAACAAAACCTATACCTCCGGCGGCGGATTGTTCCGCAAGGGCCGCCGGGTGCTCGCGGCCGACAACGTCGACATCGACCTGCGCCGCGGCGAGACGCTGGGCTTGGTGGGCGAGTCGGGCTCGGGCAAATCGACGGTCGGCCGCTGCCTCGTCGGCCTCACGCCCTACGACAACGGCCGCATCCTGTTCCAGGGACAGTCCATGCTCCCGGGTCCGCGCTTTCGCGCCATGGCGCGCGGCAAGATCCAGATGGTGTTCCAGGATCCTTACGCTTCGCTCAACCCGCGCCATCGCATCGGCGCCGCCATCGCGGCCGGACCGATCGCGCAGGGCATGGCACCGCAGGAGGCGCGCGCCCGTGCGCTGCGCCTGCTCGTGCAGGTCGGCCTGGGCGCGGAGGCGGCCGAGCGGTATCCGCACGAATTCTCCGGCGGCCAGCGCCAGCGCATCGGCATCGCCCGCGCCCTGGCGATGGAACCGGAACTGCTGGTGGCCGACGAGCCTGTGTCGGCGCTGGACGTCTCGGTGCAGGCCCAGGTGCTCGAGCTGTTCGCCCAGGTGCGCGAGGAGTTCAAGCTGTCCATGGTGTTCATCACGCATGACTTGCGCGTGGCCGGACAGATGTGCGATCACATCGCGGTCATGCAGCGCGGCCGCGTGGTCGAATACGGCCCGACAGCCCAGGTACTGGGCGATCCGCGGCACGCCTACACCCGATCCCTGATCGACGCCATTCCCAGGCTGACGCACCAAGACGTTCGCGACGTCCGCGAGGAGGCCGGCCATGCCTGA